One genomic segment of Paenibacillus durus includes these proteins:
- a CDS encoding FtsW/RodA/SpoVE family cell cycle protein: MLQKFKKIDGVIVVILVLLMVISLLAIYSVTHGRPTAGFHIRMLKFYILGFVAFFGLTFLDYRLLIKFAMYIYVFGIALLVLVTFIGAEENGAKGWIKYGGFSLQPAELFKLILILFLASVLVRKNKQKLLFWRDIIPIGLLTLLPFAIVISQNDLGNALSYIVILGGLLWIGNIKFSHALIGVTLIGGMTFAGIWSYTNYHDQAVALIKELPGRDHLISRFDPWLMPELASSDHNYQTKNAKLAIASGGMSGEGYLKGSTVQANRVPYTYADSIFVQIAEEFGFVGSAVLLLLYFILIHRMILIALECRDRGGPFIIVGIVAMMLYQIFENIGAFTGLMPLTGITLPFISYGGTSLLINMASIGIAMSVRLYGQEEEEDLPKGTYTAPVKQG, encoded by the coding sequence TTGCTTCAAAAGTTTAAAAAAATCGACGGCGTTATCGTCGTTATTCTTGTGCTGTTGATGGTGATCAGTCTTCTTGCGATATACAGTGTGACTCATGGGAGACCGACGGCCGGTTTTCATATTAGAATGTTAAAATTTTATATCTTGGGATTTGTCGCTTTTTTCGGCTTGACGTTTTTGGATTATCGCCTGCTAATCAAGTTCGCGATGTATATTTATGTGTTCGGGATCGCTCTGCTTGTGTTGGTCACCTTCATCGGTGCGGAGGAGAATGGCGCCAAGGGCTGGATCAAGTACGGAGGCTTTAGTCTTCAGCCGGCTGAGTTGTTCAAGCTGATTCTAATTCTTTTTCTGGCTTCTGTTCTTGTGCGGAAGAACAAGCAGAAACTGCTTTTCTGGCGGGATATAATTCCTATTGGCCTGCTGACGCTGCTTCCGTTTGCAATCGTTATTTCCCAGAACGACCTAGGCAACGCATTGAGCTATATTGTCATCCTAGGGGGTCTTCTTTGGATCGGCAATATTAAATTTTCTCATGCCCTTATTGGCGTGACACTTATCGGCGGAATGACGTTTGCGGGAATCTGGAGTTATACTAATTACCATGATCAGGCTGTGGCCCTTATTAAGGAACTGCCGGGCCGGGATCATTTGATCAGCCGTTTCGATCCTTGGCTTATGCCCGAGTTGGCTTCATCCGATCATAACTATCAAACGAAAAATGCCAAGCTGGCCATAGCTTCCGGCGGCATGAGCGGGGAAGGGTATTTAAAAGGAAGCACCGTGCAGGCCAATCGGGTACCCTATACCTATGCGGATTCGATATTTGTCCAGATTGCGGAAGAGTTTGGATTCGTCGGTTCTGCCGTCCTGCTGCTTCTGTACTTTATTCTGATTCACCGGATGATTCTGATTGCGCTCGAATGCAGGGACAGAGGCGGACCGTTCATTATTGTCGGCATTGTGGCAATGATGCTTTACCAAATTTTCGAAAATATCGGAGCATTTACCGGACTTATGCCGCTGACCGGAATTACCCTGCCTTTCATCAGCTACGGCGGAACCTCGCTGCTGATCAATATGGCAAGCATTGGCATTGCAATGAGCGTGCGGCTGTACGGGCAGGAGGAAGAAGAAGATTTGCCAAAGGGAACGTATACGGCTCCGGTAAAACAGGGTTAG
- the prmC gene encoding peptide chain release factor N(5)-glutamine methyltransferase, with amino-acid sequence MKQSAYIMPQVQSIREAFAEASSFLSGLGVSEPQRSAQLLLEHVLGLSGAAYYMAMADSFPADKREEWEAAMTRRGSGEPVQYITGEQEFYGRPFEVTPDVLIPRPETELLVEAVLRYAAELWPQGAAGEPGAGGEYAAARPGRRLTAIDIGAGSGAISVTLAAEAPAWRVLAGDISPAALAVAGRNAERLGAAVELRLGDLLEPFKGLETDILVSNPPYIPGGDIAGLQREVRDHEPRTALDGGEDGLDPYRRMMEQLPLLPAPPRLVGFELGLGQAEQVAALLEAAGHWNEIVTVPDLAGIPRHVIGIARQP; translated from the coding sequence TTGAAACAGAGCGCATATATCATGCCGCAGGTGCAAAGCATCCGGGAAGCCTTTGCGGAGGCTTCTTCTTTTTTAAGCGGTCTTGGCGTCAGCGAGCCGCAGCGCAGCGCCCAGCTTCTGCTGGAGCATGTGCTGGGATTATCCGGCGCGGCATACTATATGGCTATGGCCGACTCCTTTCCGGCGGATAAACGGGAGGAGTGGGAGGCCGCTATGACCCGTAGGGGAAGCGGCGAGCCGGTGCAGTATATCACGGGAGAGCAGGAGTTCTACGGCCGTCCCTTTGAGGTGACGCCGGATGTGCTGATTCCCCGGCCGGAGACGGAGCTGCTCGTCGAAGCCGTGCTGCGGTATGCGGCGGAGCTGTGGCCGCAGGGAGCGGCGGGCGAGCCGGGTGCGGGCGGCGAATACGCTGCGGCGCGCCCGGGGCGGCGCCTGACCGCGATCGACATCGGCGCGGGCAGCGGCGCGATCTCCGTCACGCTGGCGGCCGAAGCGCCGGCGTGGCGGGTGCTCGCCGGCGACATCTCGCCGGCGGCCCTGGCCGTGGCCGGCCGCAACGCGGAGCGTCTCGGCGCGGCCGTGGAGCTGCGGCTCGGCGACCTGCTCGAGCCGTTCAAGGGCTTGGAGACGGACATCCTCGTCTCCAACCCGCCCTATATTCCCGGCGGAGACATCGCCGGGCTGCAGCGCGAAGTGCGCGACCATGAGCCGCGCACCGCGCTGGACGGCGGCGAGGACGGGCTGGACCCGTATCGCCGCATGATGGAGCAGCTGCCGCTGCTCCCGGCTCCGCCGCGCCTCGTCGGCTTCGAGCTCGGGCTCGGGCAGGCGGAGCAAGTGGCCGCCCTGCTGGAGGCGGCCGGACATTGGAACGAGATCGTGACCGTACCCGATCTCGCGGGCATTCCGCGCCATGTGATTGGCATTGCTCGTCAGCCGTAA
- the prfA gene encoding peptide chain release factor 1, with the protein MLDRLQSLADRYEKLSELLCDPDVASDSKKLRDYSKEQSDLQPAYEAYSEYRTVMEELGAAKAMLGEKLDDEMRDMVKMEIEELSQRQTELEEKIRILLLPKDPNDDKNVIVEIRGAAGGDEAALFASDLYRMYTRFADTQGWRVELMDANTNDLGGFKEVIFMINGRGAYSKMKYESGAHRVQRIPTTESGGRIHTSTSTVAVMPEAEEIDIEILDKDIRVDTFCSSGAGGQSVNTTKSAVRVTHIPTGIVATCQDGKSQNSNKEKALQVLRARISDMMRQEEEAKYAGERKSKVGTGDRSERIRTYNFPQSRVTDHRIGLTLHRLDAVMNGEIEEIISALSIAEQAELMEKGE; encoded by the coding sequence TTGTTGGACCGATTGCAATCTCTGGCGGACCGCTATGAGAAACTCAGTGAACTGCTTTGCGATCCGGATGTTGCAAGCGATAGTAAGAAATTGAGGGACTATTCCAAAGAACAATCCGATTTGCAGCCCGCCTATGAGGCTTATAGCGAATATAGAACTGTAATGGAAGAGCTGGGCGCGGCCAAAGCGATGCTTGGCGAAAAGCTCGACGACGAAATGCGCGACATGGTGAAGATGGAAATCGAGGAATTGTCGCAGCGTCAGACTGAGCTGGAGGAGAAAATCCGCATCCTGCTGCTGCCGAAGGACCCGAATGATGACAAGAACGTCATTGTGGAAATTCGTGGGGCGGCAGGCGGTGACGAGGCGGCTCTGTTCGCATCCGACCTGTACCGTATGTACACCCGCTTTGCAGATACCCAGGGCTGGCGCGTGGAACTGATGGACGCCAATACGAACGACCTTGGTGGTTTTAAAGAGGTCATCTTTATGATTAACGGCCGGGGCGCTTACAGCAAAATGAAGTACGAGAGCGGCGCGCACCGCGTGCAGCGCATCCCGACAACGGAATCCGGTGGACGGATTCATACTTCCACCTCCACGGTGGCGGTAATGCCCGAAGCTGAAGAAATCGACATCGAAATCCTTGACAAGGATATCCGCGTGGATACCTTCTGTTCCAGCGGCGCGGGCGGCCAGTCGGTCAACACGACCAAGTCTGCTGTGCGCGTAACGCATATTCCTACGGGAATCGTGGCGACCTGTCAGGACGGCAAGTCGCAGAACTCCAACAAAGAGAAGGCTCTTCAAGTGCTGCGCGCCCGGATATCCGACATGATGCGCCAGGAAGAAGAAGCCAAATATGCCGGCGAACGCAAGAGCAAGGTCGGCACCGGCGACCGCAGTGAACGCATCCGGACCTACAACTTCCCGCAGAGCCGGGTGACGGATCACCGGATCGGCCTCACACTGCATCGCCTGGATGCGGTCATGAACGGTGAAATCGAAGAGATTATTTCGGCGCTCTCCATTGCGGAGCAGGCAGAGCTGATGGAAAAAGGAGAATAA
- the ychF gene encoding redox-regulated ATPase YchF gives MALKAGIVGLPNVGKSTLFNAITQAGAESANYPFCTIDPNVGVVEVPDERLDKLTELVVPNKTVPTAFEFVDIAGLVRGASKGEGLGNKFLAHIREVDAIVHVVRCFEDENVTHVDGKVNPISDIQTINLELILADVESVEKRIDRSRKNMKGGNKQYAQEVEVLERVKEALYNDMPARSVELSDEERLIVRDLHLLTLKPVLYAANVGEDEVSTAEENPYVKQVREFAAAENAEVVPISAKVEAEIAELEGEDKAMFLEELGLAESGLNRLIKAAYKLLGLYTYFTAGVQEVRAWTIRKGTKAPGAAGVIHSDFERGFIRAEVVAYDDLVAAGSMNGAKERGQLRLEGKDYVVQDGDVMHFRFNV, from the coding sequence ATGGCTTTGAAAGCGGGTATTGTTGGTCTTCCAAATGTCGGAAAATCGACGCTGTTTAACGCAATTACGCAGGCGGGCGCGGAGTCGGCGAACTATCCTTTTTGCACCATCGACCCGAATGTCGGGGTAGTGGAAGTGCCGGATGAGCGTCTGGATAAACTGACTGAGCTGGTTGTGCCCAACAAAACGGTGCCGACCGCATTTGAGTTCGTCGATATTGCCGGACTGGTTCGCGGGGCGAGCAAAGGCGAGGGGCTGGGCAATAAGTTCCTGGCGCATATCCGCGAGGTTGACGCCATTGTTCATGTCGTGCGCTGCTTCGAGGATGAGAACGTGACTCATGTCGACGGAAAAGTAAATCCGATCAGCGACATCCAGACGATTAATCTGGAGCTGATTCTGGCCGACGTGGAGAGCGTGGAGAAGCGGATCGACCGCTCCCGCAAAAACATGAAGGGCGGCAACAAACAGTACGCCCAGGAAGTGGAAGTGCTCGAGCGCGTCAAAGAAGCGCTGTATAACGACATGCCCGCCCGCAGCGTAGAGCTGTCGGACGAAGAGCGGCTGATCGTGCGCGATCTTCATCTGCTTACGCTGAAGCCGGTGCTGTACGCAGCCAATGTGGGCGAGGATGAGGTTTCAACGGCCGAAGAGAATCCGTACGTCAAGCAAGTGCGCGAGTTCGCTGCTGCCGAGAACGCGGAGGTCGTGCCGATCAGCGCGAAGGTGGAGGCGGAAATCGCCGAGCTGGAAGGCGAAGACAAGGCGATGTTCCTGGAAGAGCTCGGCCTCGCAGAGTCGGGCCTGAACCGCCTGATCAAAGCGGCTTACAAGCTGCTTGGTCTGTACACGTACTTTACGGCGGGCGTGCAGGAGGTTCGCGCCTGGACGATCCGCAAAGGGACCAAAGCGCCCGGAGCGGCGGGCGTGATTCACTCTGATTTCGAGCGCGGCTTTATCCGCGCGGAAGTAGTGGCTTATGATGATCTCGTCGCCGCGGGCTCTATGAATGGAGCCAAGGAAAGAGGGCAACTGCGCCTCGAAGGCAAGGATTATGTCGTGCAGGACGGCGACGTTATGCATTTCCGGTTTAACGTGTAA
- a CDS encoding GNAT family N-acetyltransferase — MIKLVQMDEATFQFFLSQSTSDFAEEKVKSGAWEPDNALKQSKEAMTRFLPAGLNTEGAYLYSVVEEESDTHVGYIWFNVTEGRRGREAFIYDIYIFEPFQGKGYGKLAMQALDEEARSMNVRKIGLHVFGQNQRAFELYKKMGYGVTDITMSKEL; from the coding sequence ATGATAAAACTGGTTCAAATGGACGAAGCGACGTTTCAATTTTTCCTCAGTCAATCGACCAGCGACTTTGCCGAGGAGAAGGTGAAATCGGGAGCCTGGGAACCGGATAACGCGCTGAAGCAGTCCAAAGAGGCGATGACGCGCTTTTTGCCCGCCGGGCTGAATACCGAAGGCGCTTATCTGTACTCGGTCGTCGAGGAAGAGAGCGATACCCATGTCGGTTACATCTGGTTCAACGTTACTGAAGGCCGCCGCGGCCGCGAAGCATTTATTTACGACATTTATATTTTTGAACCGTTTCAGGGAAAGGGCTATGGCAAGCTGGCCATGCAGGCGCTCGACGAAGAGGCCCGCAGCATGAACGTCCGCAAAATCGGTCTGCATGTGTTCGGCCAGAACCAACGCGCATTCGAGCTGTACAAAAAAATGGGCTACGGCGTAACCGACATTACGATGTCGAAAGAGCTGTAG
- the fni gene encoding type 2 isopentenyl-diphosphate Delta-isomerase has product MKTTAKDSVSRPHLLEGKTGERKIEHVRLCLNEDVGGRGVTTGFERYRFRHNALPETNFDDITLDTLFLGRSLRTPLLISSMTGGSAATGEINARLAEAAQRRGWTLGVGSIRAALERPELESTFRVRERAPDIPVIANLGAVQLSYGFDAGDCRRAVEIAEANWLVLHLNGLQEVFQPEGNTGFGSLLPKIEQVCRSLEVPVGVKEVGWGIDGETALKLYGAGVSFIDVSGAGGTSWSQVEKFRSADPVRRAAAEAFADWGIPTADCIADVRAAAPEGALIGSGGLQSGVDAAKALALGADLAGFGRSLLGPAVESEAALEAALQQAELELRTAMFGIGASSVGALRGTPRLMRV; this is encoded by the coding sequence ATGAAGACGACAGCCAAGGATTCGGTCTCCCGTCCGCATCTATTGGAAGGAAAGACGGGGGAGCGGAAGATCGAGCATGTACGCCTGTGCCTGAATGAAGACGTAGGCGGCAGAGGAGTTACTACAGGTTTTGAACGTTACCGGTTCCGGCACAATGCGCTGCCGGAAACGAACTTTGACGATATAACGCTGGACACATTGTTTCTAGGCCGGAGTCTGCGGACTCCGCTGCTGATCAGTTCGATGACCGGCGGCAGCGCCGCTACCGGAGAGATTAACGCGCGGCTCGCCGAGGCGGCGCAGCGGCGGGGCTGGACGCTGGGCGTAGGTTCGATCCGGGCCGCACTAGAGCGCCCGGAGCTTGAGTCTACGTTCCGGGTGCGGGAACGGGCCCCGGACATTCCTGTCATCGCGAACCTTGGAGCGGTTCAGCTGTCTTACGGTTTTGATGCAGGCGACTGCCGCAGGGCGGTGGAAATCGCCGAAGCCAATTGGCTGGTGCTGCATCTGAACGGCCTTCAGGAGGTGTTCCAGCCGGAAGGGAACACAGGGTTCGGCTCGCTGCTGCCGAAGATCGAGCAGGTGTGCCGCAGTCTGGAGGTACCGGTCGGCGTCAAGGAAGTCGGCTGGGGCATCGACGGCGAGACGGCGCTTAAGCTGTACGGCGCCGGAGTGTCATTCATCGATGTGAGCGGAGCGGGCGGAACGTCATGGAGCCAGGTAGAGAAGTTCCGCAGCGCCGATCCGGTGAGGCGCGCCGCCGCCGAGGCGTTCGCGGATTGGGGCATCCCGACCGCCGACTGCATTGCGGATGTACGCGCCGCTGCTCCTGAAGGCGCATTGATCGGCAGCGGGGGCTTGCAGAGCGGCGTTGACGCCGCCAAGGCGCTGGCGCTCGGCGCGGATCTGGCCGGCTTCGGCCGGAGTCTCCTCGGCCCGGCGGTGGAATCGGAGGCGGCGCTGGAGGCGGCGCTACAGCAGGCTGAGCTGGAGCTGAGGACGGCGATGTTCGGCATCGGCGCCTCCTCCGTGGGTGCCCTTCGCGGCACGCCGAGGCTTATGCGCGTTTAA
- the cls gene encoding cardiolipin synthase has product MRRGIQSTIIIGALLAFYYFGFGIFGSTGGTIISIFSTLTVVSIGLAIFMENRNPSATMAWILLLALIPVVGLVFYFLFGQNVFKRRKYDKKAQRDLMAYERIENDALRLHQDWSMFNSTQRKLLGLSQRLARSPISFSSETRVLTNGEETFGTLLMELRQAKHHIHMEYYIFRADEIGTRIQQILIEKARAGVKVRFMYDAVGSIQLSRSFLNALSDAGVQVAAYGRSKSFFSSRVNYRNHRKIVVIDGDVGFMGGLNVGDEYLSRSKTYGFWRDTHMLVRGEAVRTMQIIFLLDWMHTTGERILEQDYLSPQLRYTGDGGAVQIIASGPDNERQTLKNIFFSMITSAKKSVWIATPYFIPDEDIYTALQVAALSGLDVRLLFPAKPDKWLPFLASHSYFPALLEAGVKIFEYEKGFIHSKLLIIDGEIATIGTANMDMRSFHLNFEVNALLLQTESVKRIVSDFERDLLSTSQIVHEKFMDKRLPERLLESAARLMSPLL; this is encoded by the coding sequence ATGAGAAGAGGAATACAGTCAACGATCATCATAGGAGCTTTGCTCGCCTTTTATTATTTTGGCTTTGGCATTTTCGGCAGCACCGGCGGGACGATTATCAGTATTTTTTCCACGCTGACGGTTGTTTCGATCGGACTCGCCATTTTTATGGAGAACCGCAACCCGTCGGCGACGATGGCCTGGATCCTGCTGCTTGCGCTGATTCCGGTAGTGGGACTCGTGTTCTATTTCCTGTTTGGGCAAAATGTGTTCAAGCGCCGTAAATATGACAAAAAAGCCCAACGGGACCTGATGGCCTATGAGCGGATTGAGAACGACGCCCTGCGCCTTCATCAGGACTGGTCGATGTTTAATTCCACGCAGCGCAAGCTGCTCGGCCTGTCCCAGCGTCTGGCGCGTTCGCCGATCTCTTTCTCTTCGGAGACGCGGGTGCTGACCAATGGCGAGGAGACGTTCGGAACGCTCCTAATGGAGCTGCGCCAGGCGAAGCACCATATCCACATGGAGTATTATATTTTCCGCGCTGACGAGATCGGGACCAGAATTCAGCAGATTCTCATTGAAAAGGCCCGCGCCGGCGTCAAGGTCCGCTTCATGTATGATGCCGTGGGCAGCATCCAGTTGTCCCGGAGCTTCCTGAATGCTTTGAGTGACGCGGGGGTGCAAGTAGCGGCGTACGGCAGATCCAAGAGCTTCTTCTCCAGCCGGGTTAACTACCGGAACCACCGTAAAATAGTGGTTATCGACGGGGATGTCGGCTTTATGGGCGGGCTCAATGTGGGCGATGAGTATTTGAGCCGCAGCAAAACATACGGCTTCTGGCGTGACACGCATATGCTTGTGCGGGGCGAGGCGGTGCGGACGATGCAAATTATTTTTCTGCTGGACTGGATGCACACGACCGGCGAGCGGATTTTGGAGCAGGATTATTTGTCGCCGCAGCTTCGGTACACCGGAGACGGCGGGGCGGTGCAGATTATCGCGAGCGGCCCGGACAATGAGAGGCAGACGCTCAAAAATATCTTCTTCTCCATGATCACCTCGGCCAAGAAGTCGGTGTGGATAGCCACGCCGTATTTTATCCCCGACGAGGACATTTACACGGCGCTGCAAGTGGCTGCTCTTTCTGGGCTGGATGTGCGCTTGCTGTTCCCGGCCAAGCCGGACAAGTGGCTGCCGTTTCTTGCGTCCCATTCCTATTTCCCGGCTTTGCTGGAAGCGGGCGTTAAGATTTTCGAGTATGAAAAAGGATTTATTCATTCCAAGCTGCTCATCATCGACGGCGAAATCGCCACCATCGGCACGGCCAACATGGATATGCGCAGCTTCCATTTGAACTTCGAAGTGAACGCGCTGCTGCTTCAGACCGAGAGCGTTAAGCGAATCGTCTCCGATTTCGAGCGCGATCTGCTGTCCACATCGCAGATTGTCCACGAGAAGTTTATGGATAAGCGGCTGCCGGAGCGGCTGCTCGAATCGGCCGCCAGGCTGATGTCGCCGCTTCTGTAA
- a CDS encoding TorD/DmsD family molecular chaperone: protein MTIMTVSPLNVSEAFNRWLESRGFIYQMFTDFFGRRPTLSLIAQWSGNRPIGAAAEMSEGGRELKRYLHGQNPHDLLKVCEKEAAEYDRLMCDETVIGLKPREAALLGEAEEFCNVISDVYASAGIVFKKCGNEADDHIAIELEFMAVLHDRMLYNSFSAQSAMEQLSTQENFLREHLLRWAPEFCERLKSATDSPLYRGLSRMLEEFLPYDLHMLESLKASLESTAAAM from the coding sequence ATGACCATTATGACCGTTTCTCCCCTTAACGTTTCGGAAGCCTTCAATCGTTGGCTGGAAAGCAGGGGATTTATATACCAGATGTTTACTGATTTTTTCGGAAGAAGACCGACTCTGTCGCTAATCGCGCAGTGGAGCGGCAACCGGCCAATCGGCGCTGCTGCGGAGATGTCGGAGGGAGGGCGTGAGCTGAAGCGCTATCTGCATGGCCAGAATCCGCATGATCTTCTTAAGGTCTGCGAGAAAGAAGCCGCAGAATACGACCGGCTGATGTGTGACGAAACGGTGATCGGCCTTAAGCCGAGAGAAGCCGCTCTGCTGGGAGAAGCGGAGGAATTCTGCAACGTCATTTCCGATGTGTATGCATCAGCAGGTATCGTGTTCAAAAAATGCGGCAACGAAGCCGACGATCACATTGCCATCGAGCTGGAGTTTATGGCCGTGCTTCATGATCGTATGCTGTATAACAGCTTTTCTGCCCAAAGCGCGATGGAACAGCTGAGCACCCAGGAGAACTTCCTCAGGGAGCATTTACTTCGCTGGGCGCCTGAATTCTGCGAAAGATTGAAATCGGCGACCGACAGCCCGCTGTACCGGGGATTATCCCGCATGCTGGAGGAGTTTCTTCCTTATGATCTGCATATGCTAGAGTCCTTGAAAGCTTCATTGGAGAGCACCGCAGCAGCGATGTAG
- the moaA gene encoding GTP 3',8-cyclase MoaA, whose amino-acid sequence MELLTDPFGRVHDYMRISVTDRCNLRCIYCMPAEGMHFQPHDEIMSYEEIAAVVKALAPAGLRKVRLTGGEPLVRKELERLLAMLSSIPGIEDISLTTNGLLLPAKAAALKAAGLSRVNISLDSLRQERYSMITRGGDVAKVLKGIEAAHAAGLSPIKLNVVLMKGINDDEIKDFIALTINSPLNVRFIEYMPIGSATDAWRQSYLPLERVLEACREAGWETEKAHAPAGNGPSQDSRVVGAKGTFGLIHPVSEHFCDNCNRLRLTADGHIKACLYWSDEYNVRPLTGDPEAVRSLFRKALRGKPHNHEMALALEKKAQSHTPTSRRMSQIGG is encoded by the coding sequence ATGGAACTGCTGACAGACCCTTTTGGACGCGTACACGATTATATGCGCATTTCGGTTACGGACCGCTGCAATCTGCGCTGTATTTATTGTATGCCTGCGGAAGGAATGCATTTCCAGCCGCATGATGAGATCATGAGCTATGAAGAAATCGCCGCTGTCGTGAAGGCGCTTGCTCCGGCCGGGTTGCGCAAAGTGCGCCTTACCGGGGGAGAGCCGCTGGTACGCAAAGAATTGGAGCGGCTGCTCGCCATGCTGTCCTCTATTCCGGGCATTGAGGATATTTCACTCACCACCAACGGCCTGCTGCTGCCCGCCAAAGCGGCGGCGCTCAAGGCAGCCGGTCTTTCGAGGGTAAATATCAGCCTCGACTCCCTGCGGCAGGAGCGTTACTCCATGATTACGCGGGGCGGCGATGTAGCCAAGGTGCTGAAAGGAATCGAGGCGGCGCACGCCGCGGGGCTCTCGCCCATTAAGCTTAATGTGGTGCTCATGAAGGGCATCAACGATGACGAAATCAAGGATTTTATCGCCCTTACTATAAATAGTCCGCTGAATGTGCGGTTTATCGAATATATGCCGATCGGCAGCGCGACCGACGCCTGGCGGCAGTCGTACCTGCCGCTGGAAAGAGTGCTCGAAGCCTGCCGCGAAGCCGGATGGGAGACCGAGAAAGCGCATGCGCCTGCCGGAAACGGCCCGTCCCAAGACAGTCGTGTCGTCGGCGCCAAAGGCACATTCGGTCTGATTCATCCGGTAAGCGAGCATTTTTGCGACAACTGCAACCGGTTGCGTCTTACGGCTGATGGCCATATCAAAGCCTGCCTGTACTGGTCCGACGAATACAACGTGCGGCCGCTGACCGGTGATCCGGAGGCGGTGCGCAGTTTATTCCGCAAGGCCCTCAGAGGCAAGCCTCATAACCACGAAATGGCACTGGCGCTGGAGAAGAAAGCCCAGAGCCATACGCCTACGAGCCGCCGCATGTCGCAAATCGGCGGTTAA
- a CDS encoding LysE/ArgO family amino acid transporter, with translation MEAVIHGMVLAVGLILPLGAQNIFVFNQGALQLRYKRALPAIITAALCDTLLIFAAVGGVSLAVLSLNWLTPFIYGAGVVFLAVMGWKILQGGRADERAVILPSKEQIAFALSVSLLNPHALMDTVGVIGTSSLQYGGTERWAFAAAAAGVSWLWFMVLAAAGSVLGKADPSGRLVRALNIASAMLLWAMAGYMARQLWSLLAA, from the coding sequence ATGGAAGCTGTCATTCATGGAATGGTGTTGGCTGTAGGCCTTATTCTGCCGCTTGGAGCGCAGAATATCTTTGTATTTAACCAGGGGGCGCTGCAGCTGCGGTACAAAAGGGCGCTTCCCGCTATAATAACGGCGGCGCTGTGCGACACGCTGCTGATCTTCGCAGCCGTTGGGGGAGTGTCCCTGGCTGTACTGTCTCTGAATTGGCTGACGCCCTTCATTTACGGGGCGGGGGTCGTCTTTTTGGCCGTGATGGGCTGGAAAATCCTGCAGGGGGGCCGGGCGGATGAACGCGCCGTTATTCTCCCTTCCAAAGAGCAGATCGCCTTTGCGTTGTCGGTGTCGCTGTTGAATCCGCACGCTCTGATGGATACGGTGGGCGTCATCGGTACAAGCTCCCTGCAGTATGGCGGCACGGAGCGCTGGGCGTTCGCCGCAGCCGCCGCCGGGGTATCATGGCTGTGGTTCATGGTCTTGGCTGCCGCCGGAAGCGTGCTCGGCAAGGCCGATCCCTCCGGCAGGCTGGTTCGGGCGCTGAACATTGCCTCTGCGATGCTGCTGTGGGCGATGGCAGGATATATGGCCCGGCAGCTGTGGAGCTTGCTTGCGGCTTAA